A window of Plasmodium cynomolgi strain B DNA, scaffold: 0001, whole genome shotgun sequence genomic DNA:
aaaaataagaagcaTCTATGACATCAAATATAacacataaattaaaaaaatggtttctTCCACATCTATtactttgtttattttatcgtCTGCTTACCTTTTAAGCGATATTTCTCCAGTAATACGGAGATAacgcacatatgcatataaactttcccttttaatcttttttaacaatataaatatatgcgctaaaagaaaatttataaattttcttaaattttatttgttttcacTCCTTTTCAGTCCCTTCAATATGAACAGATTGGCTCCACTCCAAATTTAACGGATCTAGTCGAATCGGAACAAGAATGTGCGGCGAATAACGTTCAATTgagagaagaacaaaataataactgGATGGTGAAACTGGAAGGTGAATGGAAGGATTTTACCTCTTCtttggaaaatgaaaaaatcatatGGATCCaagaaaaagacaaagaaTGGGAAGAATGGCTAGAAATAATGCAAGAAAAGTGGACACATTGTGACAGAAACTTGAATCCaacatacaaaaattatattttgaaaaaatcctCAGGATGGGATAATTTTGATTGGGAATATTGGGCCAACACGGAATGGCATGATTTAATGGAAAAggattggaaaaattggataTATGGGAACAAGTTGAGTTTGAATAAATTAATAGACAATAAATGGATCAATTGGagtaacgaaaaaatggcagaGTGGCTAATTCAAGAGTTGAATGATGAGGAAGATTCCTATACACAGACAACAAAAATTGGAGACATTTCCAGtacagaagaaaatgatgagaaTTTGTCCAATTTGGAGGATAAAGTATttagtaaaaatgaagaatggGAACATTGGACTGACAGAAAAGAGAaactaattaaaaaaataaagaattctAATTGGtcagaatggaaaaataataaatacgcCTCGTTTAACCAATGGAGAGAGTcctttattaaaaaatggataaggGAAAAGCAGTGGGAAATAATGGTTAACAGTCAGAAAAATTAGTTTCCAAAATAGGATTATTGCTATAAGAACAAAGGGCGTAATAGAACGAACAGCAGATTTCTTCTACGCTACCAAGTACTCATTTAAATAGTTAACACCTATGCAAATAGAAGTTTAAAAAAGCCAATCTTATATTTAACTGCCCATAaaacaacaatttttaaaaatcctCTTTCTCCATGATgacaaaaataagtaattttaaaatggcataaaagAACACATGCGcctgtacatatgcacatacaatatgaataaatacaCATCCACAAACGACACACATTGCGAAGAATCGTCTTTTTCCCAATCGAACTGGGCTATTATCTGCCACTATATATTTAGCTTCAATACAATTTATCCCAAAATATAAATCTACACATAACAAACATTCGAAAGTTGTCAGTGCGTACAACcattattacatatttgcGAAAGAGTTAGTTTAAAATGGGTAATAATGGAAGAAAGGGAAATAATCATTTATACATTCAGAGGCCttctttgcatttatttttcataaaggATTAGAAACCTGTACTCCATTGTGTAATATTTAATATGCTTCATTAAATTCATGTGGCTgattttttgtcttctttatcttaaaaaggacatattttattcacGATTCGCCGTTTCCTCTGTTTCTACTTCTTAACATATGCGTTATTTacaaaacataaatttttgtaaaaaggcttcataatatttaatgttcaagacaaaaaaaaaatatgtattttttactaAGTTTTTTATTCTGCACGAGTTAATCTTATATGGCTTGGCtcctaaatatatttttaaaattaaaaagaatgcaCAATTTTACACAATTATTAAAACTTACAATAAGAATGAAGGTAATGACATAAATAAAGCCAATAGAAGTTTagttttttaattcaaagAAAATATGTAAAGGGGACAATATCGTAATTTCTACCTCATCACATGAATGAGTTACATATTTTAGCCTAATAGTTTTTATCCTTTGTTTTGCtaaacatattaaaaaagtatgtatttacatgtttatattaCACAATtagaatgaaataaattaataaggAAATGGGGTCTCTTTATTAATAACCATAAGAAGCGTCGCTTTACTCGCACATCTTAATATTCTAATACACCAGTGAAAATATCCTGAATTTCAAGAATTCATTGATTGGCATTATATGATTAATAATGTACTAATgttttcataatatatataataattttgcatattaataTGCTTGGTAAATAcgtataaaaatgagaaaagcgAGCACTATCATTCAAATTCATATGGAAAGTAGTCATATGCATAGATAATGTTtcttgcaaaaatatataaaaagccTTAGCATAATTTAGAAAGATAAAGAATAGACCAAAATGTTATTTACCTATATAATACTATTTAGgatattacaaatatttataatttaacgCATAAAACTTATAAAGCAGAAACATTATTGTTATatgtcattttgttattctaGCCTAACAATGGATTCATTGTATATTTTCACGAAAAGAAATAATGccataaagaaaattatcgCACCAAATGCAACACAACAATATGGTAACggatttacacatttttctaaaatgtaTGATCAAATTGCAGATGAACCAATTAATATACATGACGTATATATTAAGATCATATccataaacaattttttttttttgaaacctTTTTATCCAGGTTTTTATATAATGTGTAATTAAAAGCgctgaataatttttttttccaaatgggaaTCTATTCTCTCAAAAAATAGATGATTTTCTGTTTTTACttaaattatgttttttgtATCCTTCAATTAGgactttttcatttgttcttatggtattttgttttttctcatatttgtagatgcatattttgttttatcgaTGGATACATTTCTTGCTTCTTTTACTGAATGTTCCCTATCGATTTTACGTTTGGATAACAATCGACTATTTCTGGAATGCATTAACCCTTCCAGATTATAATATCTCCCCACAGTTTTATCTATGTTAccctaaaaaataataatgtggatatgttatttataaaaatatttaattccATCgcaatgatatatttttaagaaaaaacagataaaactacaaaatatgtataaatatacaacAGCGTTGCGTTTTCAATGGTCTTCTTATACCACACTGCTGCAATAAAGATGTATCCACGTTAAAATgatgaatgtaaaaattttggcaTAATTATggattctcattttttcttccataaAATGTTTACTGttaatattatatgcacTGTAGAAGTAATAGCATCTATATGATAAGGACGTGATAAATGGTATTACTAAGGTtcttgtaatatattttttaatctattcttaataatgcattttagtctgcttattatataaaagacATTAACgcatggaaaaaagggaagtcaTATAAAACGTGTAGTGGCTAATTCATTAAATCACATTATTTACAAgacacaaaattttgttgaAATAGTTTCAACaatattcttttatatatattgaaaaCAAGATCATACATTTGTataagattaaaaaaaaaaattaattgtcgttatttaaaaatttgaaaaaaggaaaataattttatcagtCCTGGATCGTAGGAGAGTACCCGAAGTAGAGAACGTATAAATagtatatgaaaaaatgctactACATAGTACAAACAATAACAAAAATTGCGTTATATCTAGTCAATATCAATATTATACTAGTAAATTTtgggaaatattttcttctcttaTTATGCATTAGTTATAATAAAAGAGTATTAATAActcaataaatattactaTGAAAAAACTACTTTGATATACggtttttatcattttcgaTGACAAACAACTGCACTTAACTGTACtgatatgaataataatcGCAAATCTTTAATCTCccaattattattttataaatagaaATGATAACAATGTGAGCCAATGTACGAATATTAGCATCCCATGGCAGTAACGCAATTTCAGTGCATTATAGATTAAACGAAACTTATAGTACTTTAttaaagataaataaaaatactaaaagtgtatatttattcattttcctctttctaataaaaaataaatgcattagaaggaaatatttatataataaaaaaagaaagtaaaaaaaaaatagttttccATAAAACCACTGCATGCAAATTGAGCATTTTGAATAGGGCTTGCTTTGAAACAGCCATATCAACAGAGATAGCCTGcaatacacatttttaaaaaaggaaaataaataattaaaatagaTAAAACGTta
This region includes:
- a CDS encoding tryptophan-rich antigen (Pv-fam-a;~putative), with the protein product MVSSTSITLFILSSAYLLSDISPSLQYEQIGSTPNLTDLVESEQECAANNVQLREEQNNNWMVKLEGEWKDFTSSLENEKIIWIQEKDKEWEEWLEIMQEKWTHCDRNLNPTYKNYILKKSSGWDNFDWEYWANTEWHDLMEKDWKNWIYGNKLSLNKLIDNKWINWSNEKMAEWLIQELNDEEDSYTQTTKIGDISSTEENDENLSNLEDKVFSKNEEWEHWTDRKEKLIKKIKNSNWSEWKNNKYASFNQWRESFIKKWIREKQWEIMVNSQKN